A window of the Glaciimonas sp. CA11.2 genome harbors these coding sequences:
- a CDS encoding NAD(P)H-hydrate dehydratase yields MTALYASAEIRRIEQAAQTALPAYTLMQRAGQSAADVALRLLTGSPHKARILVLVGPGNNGGDALEAATILTQAGADVVALLQAEVNKLPPDAASALARANRAGVHMMPPEQFAIIDSIAWTLVIDGLLGIGLTRPLDGPLRSLVATINTLSCLVLALDVPSGLNADTGMVVGPDGIAIVADHTVTFIGDKTGLHTGDGPDYAGQVTVAGLGLPENSSVPARSWLNSSDLFARNLQPRARNSHKGSFGSVAVIGGAEGMAGAPILAGRAAAKSGAGKVFIGFLDAAPAYDSGQPELMCRRAADLDLTSVTLVVGTGLGASQTAHDLLVKTLMAPGHLLLDADALNLIAVEPALQQLVAQRRHSGLATVMTPHPLEAARLLGISTIEIQSDRLAAARRLAQHFNAVVVLKGASSIIARPDGSAVINPTGNPALATGGSGDVLSGICGALLAQGWSDWYAALGAVWLHGSAADLLVSQGCGPIGITAGELIPAVRSLLNELVDSQSAS; encoded by the coding sequence ATGACGGCACTTTACGCAAGCGCAGAAATTCGCCGTATCGAACAAGCGGCTCAAACTGCGTTACCGGCCTATACGTTGATGCAGCGCGCCGGTCAGTCCGCTGCGGATGTTGCGCTGCGCTTATTAACGGGAAGTCCGCATAAAGCACGTATTCTCGTGCTGGTCGGCCCCGGTAATAACGGTGGCGACGCACTCGAGGCGGCGACGATCCTCACGCAGGCTGGTGCGGACGTTGTTGCGTTGTTGCAAGCTGAAGTCAACAAGTTACCGCCCGATGCGGCCAGCGCCCTTGCCCGCGCCAATCGTGCCGGTGTCCACATGATGCCACCTGAACAGTTTGCCATTATCGACAGCATCGCCTGGACGCTGGTGATAGACGGATTGCTGGGAATAGGCCTGACCCGTCCGCTGGACGGCCCTTTACGCAGCTTAGTCGCGACCATTAATACGCTGTCTTGTTTAGTCCTGGCACTCGACGTACCAAGTGGACTCAATGCAGATACCGGTATGGTGGTCGGTCCCGATGGGATCGCCATAGTTGCCGACCATACCGTCACCTTTATCGGCGATAAAACCGGATTACATACTGGCGATGGCCCTGACTACGCCGGTCAGGTCACCGTTGCCGGACTCGGCCTGCCAGAAAACTCTTCGGTTCCGGCAAGATCATGGTTGAATTCAAGCGATCTATTCGCGCGTAACCTGCAACCACGCGCACGGAACTCGCATAAAGGCAGCTTCGGTAGCGTCGCGGTAATTGGTGGTGCGGAAGGCATGGCTGGTGCGCCAATCCTTGCGGGACGCGCTGCTGCCAAATCTGGCGCGGGTAAAGTATTTATCGGCTTTCTCGATGCTGCACCTGCCTACGATAGCGGTCAGCCAGAGTTAATGTGTCGCCGTGCGGCTGACCTTGACCTGACATCGGTGACATTAGTGGTCGGTACCGGACTTGGCGCATCCCAAACAGCACACGACTTGTTGGTAAAAACGTTAATGGCACCCGGCCACTTGCTGCTGGATGCGGATGCGTTGAATTTGATTGCCGTTGAGCCCGCATTACAGCAACTCGTGGCGCAACGGCGTCATTCAGGCCTTGCTACCGTCATGACACCTCATCCGTTGGAAGCAGCGCGACTACTTGGCATCAGTACCATTGAAATCCAATCCGACCGTTTGGCAGCAGCACGCAGATTGGCGCAGCACTTCAATGCGGTAGTGGTGCTTAAAGGCGCAAGCAGCATCATTGCTCGGCCTGATGGTTCTGCTGTGATCAATCCGACTGGAAATCCGGCGTTAGCGACGGGCGGCAGCGGCGACGTATTATCTGGTATTTGCGGGGCTTTATTGGCGCAAGGTTGGTCTGACTGGTATGCAGCGCTCGGTGCTGTCTGGTTACATGGCAGCGCAGCGGATTTGCTGGTATCGCAAGGATGTGGGCCAATTGGCATAACTGCGGGGGAATTAATTCCTGCCGTGCGGAGCTTATTGAATGAACTGGTCGATAGTCAGTCGGCCAGTTAA
- a CDS encoding alkene reductase, with the protein MTTLFDPIKIGDIQLSNRIIMAPLTRSRAIGEGRVPNALMTEYYVQRASAGLIISEATAVTPQGVGYVDTPGIWSEEQVAGWKNVTSAVHAAGGRIILQLWHVGRISDPSLLNGELPVGPSAIAAEGHVSLLRPLRDFVTPRALDLAEIPGVVAAFRKGAENAKAANFDGVEIHGANGYLLDQFLQSGSNQRTDMYGGSLENRARLMLEITDACISVWGAARVGMHLAPACDTHSMGDANPLETFSYVARELGARGIAFICAREPQTPNRLGPQLKQAFGGTYIANQQLTKAAAEELLTKGEADAVAFGQLFIANPDLPRRLKLDAPLNAPKSETFYAATLEGYTDYPALAA; encoded by the coding sequence ATGACTACATTATTTGATCCTATCAAAATTGGCGATATCCAACTTTCTAACCGTATCATCATGGCACCACTGACGCGCTCGCGTGCCATCGGCGAAGGTCGCGTACCGAACGCTTTGATGACTGAGTATTACGTTCAGCGCGCTTCAGCAGGACTGATCATCAGTGAAGCGACTGCCGTGACACCACAGGGTGTCGGCTATGTTGATACGCCAGGTATTTGGTCTGAAGAGCAAGTCGCCGGATGGAAAAACGTAACTTCGGCCGTGCACGCTGCTGGTGGTCGTATCATCCTGCAATTGTGGCATGTTGGTCGTATCTCGGACCCAAGCTTGTTGAATGGTGAATTGCCGGTTGGGCCAAGTGCGATTGCAGCCGAAGGCCACGTCAGTCTGCTACGTCCGTTACGTGACTTTGTCACGCCGCGCGCTTTGGATCTTGCTGAAATCCCAGGTGTAGTTGCAGCCTTCCGCAAGGGCGCTGAAAATGCTAAAGCTGCCAACTTTGACGGCGTTGAAATTCACGGTGCGAACGGTTATCTTCTGGATCAATTTTTACAAAGCGGTAGCAATCAACGTACCGATATGTATGGCGGTTCGTTAGAAAATCGCGCACGCTTGATGCTGGAAATTACGGATGCTTGTATCAGCGTCTGGGGTGCTGCACGCGTTGGCATGCATTTGGCACCAGCTTGCGACACCCATTCGATGGGCGATGCTAATCCGCTGGAAACGTTTAGCTATGTGGCGCGCGAATTAGGCGCACGTGGCATCGCGTTTATCTGCGCACGTGAACCGCAAACGCCAAATCGTCTGGGGCCGCAACTTAAACAAGCTTTCGGTGGAACATATATCGCCAACCAACAGCTTACAAAAGCCGCGGCAGAAGAACTACTGACAAAAGGTGAGGCAGATGCTGTTGCATTTGGTCAGTTGTTTATCGCTAACCCAGACTTGCCGCGTCGTTTGAAACTTGACGCACCATTGAATGCACCAAAATCAGAAACTTTCTATGCCGCAACGTTGGAAGGTTATACCGACTATCCTGCGCTGGCAGCGTAA
- a CDS encoding DUF2235 domain-containing protein, translated as MDATVQSAPLIISDRIENEMAMSITELCAVQAIDTRPAKNGPPCQVVVKIGLFFDGSNNNKERDEPLNGHTNIVKLFNAHKDVDEKSALQVPYHYKFYVPGVGTRFPENVEWRELQGGKAFGDGSKARILFGLLQVYNAVFRTFNKDNKMLDLEEITAKLKQYGADKDPTDPLADRHDSRPDRHSWLAELTEKLRAARKSRPLPGIDHIRISVFGFSRGAVIARAFCYWFNDVLDADGTFAGMRVSIDFLGLFDSVASIGLPNSAKETIPVVWSDGHKDWAGEVLKPLPDCVRQTVHYIAAHEQRRSFPLTRVKGKNVSEVIYPGVHSDVGGAYKPGDQGRGIWNGKGEMGMLASQIPLAHMHRAASKAGVPLAAYCVMDERLKKDYIISPKLALAWNDYMAAGKAEFVGVPGDKIERNYHSIVRKHMALYYAFRRLRLSGLEESFGYSRANPQDQEDLQSYNDLLRGDVAVLKERAHLARTSVSRDTAVRAFVRFSDMVDGSANAWQLRLAIQGSPPGPDELWALEEMTKVAASQKTPFLVLLEGYLHDSLASFSIAGYGSDEDKAEALLEMATAYDKTGKSPSTSYNGQVWRNYQRAIAVSPELSDILQSRIDTMKQADKAPGYRADQIRAMESAKKQTVFAPHEQAALAKFFPIQTDADAPELRSVFIRTQTKTRREGSGYLRQRHVFE; from the coding sequence ATGGACGCCACCGTCCAATCCGCACCACTGATTATTTCTGATCGCATCGAAAATGAAATGGCGATGTCAATCACCGAATTATGCGCGGTCCAGGCTATCGATACACGTCCGGCCAAAAACGGACCTCCGTGCCAAGTTGTAGTCAAGATTGGTTTATTCTTCGACGGAAGTAACAATAATAAGGAGCGGGATGAACCCCTGAATGGTCATACCAATATCGTGAAATTATTCAATGCCCATAAGGACGTCGATGAAAAAAGTGCGCTACAGGTTCCTTATCACTATAAATTTTACGTGCCCGGTGTAGGAACCCGCTTTCCAGAAAACGTCGAATGGCGCGAATTGCAAGGCGGTAAGGCTTTCGGCGATGGTAGTAAGGCTAGAATTTTATTTGGATTGTTACAGGTTTATAACGCAGTATTTCGAACCTTTAACAAAGATAACAAAATGCTTGATCTTGAGGAAATTACAGCCAAACTGAAGCAATACGGTGCAGATAAAGATCCCACCGATCCACTAGCCGATAGACATGACTCGCGTCCTGACCGGCACAGTTGGTTGGCCGAACTCACTGAAAAGCTACGTGCAGCGCGCAAATCGCGTCCGTTGCCGGGAATTGACCATATCAGAATTTCCGTATTCGGGTTCTCACGCGGTGCGGTAATAGCACGCGCTTTTTGCTATTGGTTTAACGACGTATTGGATGCAGATGGCACGTTTGCAGGGATGCGAGTCAGTATCGATTTTTTGGGATTGTTCGATAGCGTAGCAAGTATCGGGTTACCAAACTCTGCGAAGGAAACCATACCCGTGGTGTGGTCTGACGGTCATAAGGATTGGGCAGGAGAAGTCCTCAAACCGCTCCCGGACTGTGTCAGGCAGACCGTTCATTACATCGCCGCGCATGAGCAACGGCGCAGCTTTCCCCTTACCCGTGTGAAGGGAAAGAATGTGTCCGAAGTGATTTATCCCGGTGTTCACTCTGATGTCGGTGGCGCTTACAAACCCGGTGATCAGGGGCGCGGCATCTGGAATGGGAAGGGTGAGATGGGCATGTTGGCATCGCAAATCCCTTTGGCACACATGCATCGGGCCGCCAGCAAAGCGGGTGTGCCGCTCGCGGCTTACTGCGTGATGGATGAGCGCCTGAAGAAAGACTACATCATCAGTCCCAAATTAGCGCTGGCCTGGAATGATTATATGGCGGCCGGTAAAGCCGAGTTTGTTGGTGTGCCGGGCGACAAGATTGAGCGCAACTATCACAGTATTGTGCGCAAACACATGGCGTTGTATTACGCTTTTCGGCGGCTACGGCTGAGTGGTTTGGAGGAATCTTTCGGCTATAGTCGCGCCAATCCGCAAGATCAGGAGGATTTGCAAAGCTATAACGATCTGCTCAGAGGCGACGTGGCGGTGCTCAAAGAGCGTGCGCATTTAGCGAGAACGTCGGTTAGTCGCGACACTGCTGTCAGAGCGTTTGTCAGATTTTCAGATATGGTGGATGGCAGCGCCAATGCATGGCAACTCCGATTGGCGATACAGGGCTCCCCTCCGGGACCAGATGAGTTATGGGCCCTGGAAGAGATGACAAAAGTCGCGGCATCACAAAAGACCCCATTTTTAGTCCTGCTGGAAGGCTATCTGCATGACTCCTTAGCGAGCTTTTCTATCGCAGGATACGGCTCTGATGAGGATAAAGCGGAGGCATTACTTGAGATGGCGACAGCGTATGATAAAACCGGAAAATCGCCATCAACATCGTATAACGGTCAGGTATGGAGAAATTATCAACGTGCTATCGCGGTCAGCCCAGAGTTGAGCGACATACTGCAAAGCCGTATCGATACGATGAAGCAGGCCGATAAGGCACCCGGCTATCGGGCAGACCAAATCAGGGCTATGGAGAGCGCCAAAAAACAAACGGTTTTTGCTCCCCATGAACAGGCTGCACTCGCTAAGTTTTTTCCCATACAGACCGATGCTGATGCACCTGAGTTGCGCTCCGTCTTTATTCGCACGCAAACCAAAACGCGGCGTGAAGGCAGTGGATACTTACGACAGCGCCATGTGTTTGAATAA
- a CDS encoding MFS transporter — protein sequence MPLALLVLALSAFAIGTTEFVIMGLLPDVARSLAVSLPSAGWLISGYALGVAIGAPIMAVATAALPRKRALLILMGVFIVGNLMCAVAADYGFLMFARVVTALCHGAFFGIGSVVAASLVPENRKASAVALMFTGLTLANVLGVPLGTALGQFAGWRTPFWAVAVLGVLAFVGLARILPSQKDEKKTDLRSEFKQLGSAGIWAALATTTFFSAAMFALFTYVAPLLEQVTQVTPRGVTWTLFLIGLGLTLGNYLGGRLADWRLGASLTAIFMLLALATATIRWTSVALIPAEVNLFIWAMVAFAAVPGLQINVMIFGKAAPNLVATLNIGAFNVGNALGAWVGGMVIAHGLGLQAIPIAAGALALVAVLAMQLSIRLAKTEKSVTTTKIVSPAMG from the coding sequence ATGCCTTTAGCTCTACTTGTGTTGGCGCTTAGCGCTTTTGCCATCGGAACCACTGAATTTGTCATCATGGGTTTGTTACCGGACGTCGCGCGTAGCCTTGCTGTATCGCTTCCAAGCGCGGGTTGGTTAATTAGTGGATATGCGCTGGGCGTCGCGATCGGCGCACCGATTATGGCCGTGGCGACTGCCGCGTTGCCACGTAAACGCGCATTGCTGATATTGATGGGCGTATTTATTGTTGGCAATCTGATGTGTGCGGTGGCTGCCGATTACGGCTTTTTGATGTTTGCACGGGTGGTGACGGCGCTTTGTCATGGTGCTTTCTTCGGTATTGGCTCAGTCGTTGCCGCCAGTCTGGTGCCAGAAAATCGTAAAGCATCTGCCGTGGCATTGATGTTTACCGGATTGACCCTGGCCAATGTGTTGGGTGTGCCGTTGGGTACCGCACTCGGTCAGTTTGCCGGTTGGCGCACACCATTTTGGGCTGTGGCAGTATTGGGCGTGCTGGCGTTCGTTGGTTTGGCGCGCATCCTGCCTTCGCAAAAAGATGAGAAAAAAACTGATCTGCGTAGCGAATTCAAACAATTGGGCAGCGCCGGTATTTGGGCAGCGCTGGCGACAACGACGTTTTTTTCGGCAGCGATGTTTGCGTTATTTACCTACGTCGCACCATTACTTGAGCAGGTAACGCAAGTGACGCCACGTGGCGTGACCTGGACGTTGTTTTTGATCGGTCTCGGTTTGACGCTGGGCAATTACCTCGGCGGTCGATTGGCTGATTGGCGTTTGGGCGCATCGTTGACCGCTATTTTTATGCTGTTGGCTTTGGCGACTGCGACGATCAGGTGGACTAGCGTGGCGCTGATACCGGCAGAAGTGAATTTGTTCATATGGGCAATGGTCGCTTTTGCAGCGGTTCCTGGGCTTCAGATCAATGTCATGATTTTTGGTAAGGCTGCGCCAAATTTGGTGGCCACACTGAACATTGGCGCTTTTAACGTTGGTAACGCACTCGGTGCGTGGGTTGGCGGAATGGTGATCGCGCATGGCCTTGGATTGCAAGCAATACCGATCGCGGCGGGTGCACTTGCCTTGGTCGCAGTATTGGCGATGCAGTTATCAATTCGTTTAGCTAAAACAGAAAAATCGGTCACAACGACCAAAATAGTTTCTCCAGCGATGGGCTGA
- a CDS encoding metalloregulator ArsR/SmtB family transcription factor, which translates to MNFDLIHKALANPVRRQILQWLKTPGEYFSEQEYPLDIGVCCGLIDKRTGLSQSTVSAHLATLQRAELVTTKRVGQWVFYRRNEDTIQGFLAHMNGDL; encoded by the coding sequence ATGAACTTCGACCTTATACATAAAGCGCTGGCTAATCCAGTTAGACGCCAAATACTGCAGTGGCTTAAAACGCCCGGAGAGTATTTTTCTGAGCAGGAATATCCGCTCGATATCGGCGTGTGCTGCGGTTTGATTGATAAGCGCACAGGATTGTCGCAATCAACCGTTTCAGCGCATTTAGCCACCTTGCAGCGGGCCGAACTGGTGACCACAAAGCGGGTCGGGCAATGGGTTTTTTATCGACGCAACGAAGACACCATTCAAGGTTTTCTTGCACATATGAATGGCGATCTCTGA
- a CDS encoding FAD-dependent oxidoreductase: MSKIVIPQELLKPATRQIVVIGGGIIGMSTAYFLAQAGHQVALIEQHRNVAEVSTLGNSGMLATASTTPWAVNGMRKRIFSGLFSQEASTILNARLSPSLWRWLMRWTSKPELQRYQLHSERMHRLARYSQQILLQLQLDYQLDFEQSSGLLQLFRTEKELAATAPLQALLTERNVAHRLLDGAGAQALEPALQTARSVAGGLYFPELSSGNCTLFTKQLKAIAQASGVQFHFDVRVDAIDPHDGRVALKIGDDVLQADAVVVAAGTGSARLLRKIGLKVPLQAVKTYTITAAIKNYEVAPKLALQDDAYKVTMARLGERIRVAGIAELGARDTGIDDKALRTLLKVTQDWYPDAANYHNAQMWTGNIPMLADEVPLIGATSSSNVYINVGHGGSGWSMALGAAKIVADQLSGRLPEIDIDGLTLARYRR, translated from the coding sequence TTGAGTAAAATAGTGATACCACAAGAATTACTGAAACCAGCAACAAGACAAATAGTCGTCATTGGCGGCGGTATTATTGGCATGTCGACCGCTTACTTTTTGGCGCAAGCAGGACATCAGGTGGCGCTGATCGAGCAACACCGCAATGTCGCCGAAGTGTCCACACTGGGAAATTCGGGGATGCTGGCAACGGCCTCAACCACGCCGTGGGCAGTCAACGGGATGCGAAAGCGTATCTTTTCTGGCCTGTTCAGCCAGGAGGCCTCCACTATCTTAAACGCGCGTCTTAGCCCATCGTTATGGCGCTGGTTAATGCGCTGGACCTCAAAACCCGAGTTACAACGCTATCAATTACACAGCGAACGCATGCACCGCTTAGCCCGTTATAGTCAGCAAATTTTGCTTCAGCTTCAGCTGGACTATCAACTTGATTTCGAACAAAGTAGCGGCTTGCTACAACTATTTCGTACAGAAAAAGAATTAGCCGCAACCGCCCCGCTTCAAGCTTTGCTGACGGAACGAAATGTTGCCCATCGATTGTTGGATGGAGCGGGTGCACAAGCGCTGGAACCAGCCTTACAGACCGCCCGCAGCGTTGCTGGAGGATTATACTTTCCAGAATTGTCGTCAGGCAATTGCACCTTATTTACCAAACAGCTAAAAGCCATTGCGCAGGCGAGCGGCGTACAATTTCACTTTGATGTTCGCGTCGATGCCATTGATCCACATGATGGACGGGTGGCACTAAAAATTGGTGATGATGTGCTGCAAGCCGACGCTGTGGTCGTTGCTGCAGGAACAGGAAGCGCCCGCCTTCTGAGGAAAATTGGCTTAAAAGTGCCCTTGCAGGCCGTCAAAACCTACACTATAACGGCAGCAATTAAAAATTATGAAGTTGCGCCTAAACTGGCGCTGCAAGATGATGCCTATAAGGTCACCATGGCGCGCCTCGGCGAGCGCATACGCGTAGCCGGAATTGCGGAACTGGGCGCGCGCGACACTGGCATCGACGACAAAGCACTGCGCACACTATTAAAGGTCACGCAGGACTGGTATCCCGATGCCGCCAATTATCACAATGCACAAATGTGGACCGGCAACATTCCTATGTTAGCCGACGAAGTACCACTCATTGGCGCTACCAGCAGCAGCAATGTATACATCAATGTCGGTCATGGCGGCAGCGGTTGGAGCATGGCATTGGGTGCCGCTAAAATTGTAGCAGACCAACTATCAGGTCGTCTGCCCGAGATTGATATTGACGGACTGACATTGGCGCGCTATCGACGCTAA
- a CDS encoding NAD(P)H-dependent oxidoreductase — protein sequence MAKPPIKILGISGSLRKGSFNTAALRAAIELAPEGVTIIEADISDIPLYNEDVNAQGRPPSVERFRQQIRDADALLFVTPEYNYSVPGVLKNAIDWASRPPEQPFAGKPAAIMGASPGVIGTARAQYHLRQIAVFLDLKVLNKPEVMIGGAGDRFDSAGKLTHEPTREFMATMLVALQDWTLKLK from the coding sequence ATGGCTAAACCACCTATCAAAATACTGGGCATTTCGGGCAGCTTACGAAAGGGCTCGTTTAATACAGCAGCGTTACGCGCCGCTATCGAATTGGCACCGGAAGGCGTCACCATCATCGAAGCCGATATCTCGGATATTCCGCTCTACAACGAAGACGTTAATGCCCAAGGCCGACCACCTTCAGTGGAACGATTTCGGCAACAAATTCGCGACGCCGATGCGCTTCTATTTGTGACGCCAGAATATAATTATTCGGTTCCCGGCGTATTAAAAAACGCCATTGATTGGGCCTCGCGTCCACCGGAGCAACCATTCGCGGGTAAACCGGCGGCAATCATGGGCGCTAGTCCCGGTGTAATCGGTACGGCGCGTGCACAATATCATTTGCGTCAGATTGCGGTATTTCTTGACTTGAAAGTGTTGAATAAGCCGGAGGTGATGATTGGCGGGGCTGGCGATCGTTTTGATAGCGCAGGCAAACTAACACACGAGCCAACGCGTGAATTTATGGCAACAATGCTCGTGGCGTTACAGGATTGGACTTTGAAGCTTAAATAG
- a CDS encoding AI-2E family transporter gives MQPKNSQRLESKTDMALDAMPPSAESGLGTAGAKANPEPAHFGDPISALTSTRAREPLASRLHVDARGAALAIIATVVFIFALQWAQKFLAPVVFGIFIAYTLNPVVVWLQRLKLPRVVATSIVLLAILGGGAVVTDALRGEFQSILEQLPQASHKLSRGLAKLRDGQPTTMQQMQAAANEIAKATGGQPSARESSSASRLSDWLLAGSLGAIGLLGQALVVLFLVFFLLQSGDTFKRKLVKLTGPSLSRKKVTVQILDQINTSIQNYMFMLLVTNILLALLMWIAFRLIGLQNAGAWAVAGGFLHIIPYFGSLLIAIATSVAAFMQFGTFSMMFLLAGISLGIAAIVGTFVTTWMTGKIAKMNPSAVFVALLFWGWLWGIAGLLVGIPIVVIIKVIAEHVEGMSPIAELLGE, from the coding sequence ATGCAACCCAAAAATAGCCAGCGACTTGAATCAAAAACCGATATGGCCCTTGACGCGATGCCACCCTCAGCGGAAAGCGGATTGGGGACCGCTGGCGCCAAAGCCAATCCCGAACCTGCACATTTTGGCGATCCGATTTCCGCTCTGACTTCGACGCGGGCGCGCGAACCGCTTGCCAGCCGGCTGCATGTTGACGCTCGTGGCGCGGCATTGGCAATTATCGCCACGGTGGTTTTTATTTTTGCGCTGCAATGGGCGCAAAAATTTCTGGCACCCGTGGTGTTTGGAATTTTCATTGCCTACACCCTCAATCCTGTCGTCGTATGGTTGCAGCGATTAAAGCTACCCCGCGTCGTCGCTACCAGCATCGTCCTGCTAGCCATTTTGGGTGGTGGCGCAGTGGTGACAGATGCTTTGCGGGGAGAATTTCAGTCTATTTTGGAACAATTGCCACAGGCTTCGCATAAGTTATCGCGAGGACTAGCGAAGTTGCGTGACGGTCAGCCAACGACCATGCAGCAAATGCAAGCCGCGGCTAATGAAATTGCAAAAGCTACGGGTGGGCAACCCTCCGCACGCGAATCATCGTCGGCTTCCAGATTGAGTGACTGGTTGCTGGCCGGATCGCTAGGTGCGATTGGTTTGTTAGGACAGGCGCTGGTCGTTCTATTCCTGGTATTTTTCCTTTTGCAGTCGGGAGATACATTTAAGCGAAAATTGGTGAAGTTGACCGGTCCTTCATTGAGTCGCAAAAAGGTCACCGTGCAGATTCTGGATCAGATTAATACGTCGATACAGAATTACATGTTTATGTTGCTGGTCACCAATATTTTGCTGGCGTTATTGATGTGGATAGCATTTCGTCTGATTGGCCTACAAAATGCCGGGGCTTGGGCGGTCGCGGGTGGTTTTCTGCATATTATTCCCTATTTCGGCTCGCTGTTAATCGCCATTGCAACTAGCGTGGCGGCGTTTATGCAGTTTGGAACCTTTTCGATGATGTTTTTGTTGGCTGGTATTTCTCTCGGGATCGCGGCGATTGTCGGCACGTTTGTCACTACGTGGATGACTGGAAAAATAGCTAAAATGAATCCTTCGGCTGTTTTTGTGGCTTTATTATTTTGGGGCTGGCTGTGGGGAATTGCCGGACTGCTGGTTGGCATTCCGATTGTGGTGATCATTAAAGTTATCGCAGAACATGTAGAAGGAATGTCGCCGATTGCAGAATTGTTAGGCGAGTAA
- a CDS encoding DUF427 domain-containing protein: MKAIWNDMVIAESDDTVVVEGNHYFPRTSIDSDLLKPSETTSNCHWKGTANYYTLEVGGKMNPDAVWYYPEPKDAAKEIRGRVAFWKGVKVTE; the protein is encoded by the coding sequence ATGAAAGCTATTTGGAATGACATGGTTATTGCGGAGTCTGACGATACCGTTGTTGTTGAAGGGAATCATTATTTTCCACGCACGTCGATTGATTCCGACTTGTTGAAACCCAGCGAAACAACCTCAAATTGCCACTGGAAGGGCACTGCGAATTATTACACTCTGGAAGTAGGCGGAAAAATGAATCCTGATGCAGTGTGGTACTACCCAGAACCGAAGGATGCCGCAAAGGAAATTCGCGGACGCGTAGCGTTTTGGAAGGGGGTAAAAGTAACCGAGTAA